From one Eucalyptus grandis isolate ANBG69807.140 chromosome 9, ASM1654582v1, whole genome shotgun sequence genomic stretch:
- the LOC120288534 gene encoding uncharacterized protein LOC120288534, translating into MKRLSFARVCVEISAKLERCEEVEVWVNDKSFSVSVLYEWRPNSCAKCFAFGHNCLANEELKQPLATDAVTNRKKNQNTGQKEKGEVAPPISALKAKVIEDPSSQNASKDLRTQKQGIETDSMALVVSNQNDAAVALSSEEESKDDACAVSSNGSGGDAESAVYPNDPHLGTKVPPNQKNAPKATALATPSSAPKGSNRRRPFRRRGLGDPVKQDDVRNFVRSNNLCCVGIIETKISSAASISVALALLPGWSWVNNYSHSHKGRIWVGWNPRDVDFLVNAVSVQAIHSRLLWLVSGKVLFLSVVYAEHRFNSRRPLWEDLIQTSGTLSSVPWIVAGDFNAIQDPSDRVGGTNAWIPAFDEFRDCLVQAGLDDLRFTGFRYTWSTSSGINRKQRKIDRVLVNGCWNSVFSFSEAAFLPPGISDHTPMVIKVMPTPRSSKPFKFFNFWMSHPEFSRMVTERLDRPFKLLRMLCKRIRSALLLLIQKSNSFKHLQSFVSRRNLSTGKNLDGDTTTSDPSEVQKVFVDHFQNLLAASPTSGCPVKEEIQAVLNHLLVEEQVRFLSSPISDDEIRNTLFSLATGKAPGPDGFNVEFFKRSWDIVGASVIMAVKDFFVTGELLKQINTTIIALVPKIPNASTVHDFRPIACCNTIYKCITKLIANRLARVLPSIVSLPQNTFVKGRHISDNILLAHELFSGFHHDPYRAKCIIKVNFTKAYDTVSWEFIEVCLQAFGFPQIFVDRIMICIRSPKFSICLNGELHGFFASGRGIRQGDPMSPYIFTLVMEVFTGLLDRRTSRPEFGFFWRCKSTKLSHLFFADDVFLFFEATLASVGLLKDGIESFSNWSGLVPNLNKSEVFLLGGSSGLRNDILSMLGFQVGSLPFRYLGVPVISKRLGKADCVTLVNGITACVQSWTHRFLSFAGRL; encoded by the exons atgaaaCGCCTATCCTTTGCTAGAGTTTGCGTTGAGATATCGGCAAAATTGGAGAGATGCGAGGAAGTAGAAGTATGGGTGAATGACAAATCTTTCTCGGTTTCGGTTCTCTATGAATGGAGACCCAATTCGTGTGCCAAATGCTTTGCTTTTGGACATAACTGCTTAGCAAACGAGGAGCTGAAGCAACCTCTGGCTACTGATGCT GTCACGAACAGGAAGAAAAACCAGAATACAGGCCAGAAGGAGAAGGGCGAAGTAGCACCACCAATCTCGGCCTTAAAGGCTAAGGTAATAGAAGATCCATCTTCTCAAAATGCTTCTAAAGATCTGAGGACTCAGAAGCAAGGAATTGAAACCGACTCAATGGCTCTAGTAGTCTCTAATCAAAATGATGCTGCAGTAGCTCTATCTTCGGAGGAAGAATCGAAGGATGATGCATGTGCGGTAAGTAGCAATGGCAGTGGTGGGGATGCGGAATCTGCGGTTTACCCCAATGATCCTCATCTTGGAACTAAGGTCCCTCCCAATCAGAAGAATGCTCCTAAGGCTACTGCATTGGCTACTCCCTCTAGTGCTCCGAAGGGGTCGAATAGAAGGAGGCCTTTTCGACGTCG GGGCCTCGGTGACCCCGTTAAACAAGACGACGTTAGAAATTTTGTCAGGTCCAATAATCTCTGCTGTGTTGGAATTATTGAGACTAAGATCTCCTCTGCTGCTTCTATTTCGGTGGCTTTAGCATTATTACCGGGATGGAGTTGGGTTAATAACTATAGCCATTCCCATAAGGGGAGAATTTGGGTGGGGTGGAACCCCAGGGATGTCGATTTTTTGGTTAATGCTGTGTCGGTGCAAGCCATCCACAGTAGGCTGCTCTGGTTGGTTTCGGGCAAAGTTCTGTTTTTGTCGGTTGTCTATGCTGAACATCGGTTTAATTCTAGACGACCGTTATGGGAAGATCTTATTCAAACAAGTGGTACTCTCTCATCTGTGCCTTGGATTGTGGCTGGAGATTTTAACGCCATCCAAGACCCTTCGGATAGAGTTGGAGGCACTAATGCATGGATCCCGGCTTTTGATGAATTCCGTGATTGTCTAGTTCAAGCTGGTCTGGATGATCTGCGTTTCACGGGGTTTAGATACACATGGTCTACCTCGTCGGGAATCAatagaaaacagaggaaaatagATAGGGTGCTAGTAAATGGTTGCTGGAACTCGGTTTTCTCCTTTTCGGAAGCCGCTTTCTTACCGCCAGGTATTTCGGATCATACGCCTATGGTTATTAAGGTTATGCCGACCCCTAGGTCTTCCAAGCCATTcaagttctttaatttttggatgTCCCACCCGGAGTTCTCTAGAATGGTTACGGAA AGGCTAGACAGGCCCTTTAAGCTACTCAGGATGCTATGCAAGCGGATCCGCTCAGCTCTTCTCTTGCTGATACAGAAAAGCAACAGCTTCAAGCATTTGCAGAGCTTCGTCTCCAGGAGGAATCTTTCTACCGGCAAAAATCTAGA TGGAGATACCACTACCTCGGATCCTTCGGAAGTTCAAAAGGTGTTTGTTGATCATTTCCAGAATCTTCTTGCTGCCTCACCTACCTCCGGATGCCCTGTAAAGGAGGAGATCCAGGCGGTGCTCAATCACTTGCTGGTAGAGGAGCAGGTTCGTTTTTTATCCTCTCCTATTTCGGATGATGAAATCAGGAATACTCTGTTCTCTCTTGCAACTGGAAAAGCCCCTGGGCCCGACGGTTTTAATGTGGAATTCTTCAAACGCTCCTGGGATATTGTTGGTGCTTCGGTTATCATGGCAGTTAAGGATTTCTTTGTAACGGGTGAGCTGTTAAAGCAAATCAATACCACCATTATTGCCCTTGTGCCCAAGATCCCTAATGCCTCGACTGTCCATGACTTCAGGCCAATTGCATGCTGCAATACCATATATAAATGTATAACCAAGCTCATTGCTAACCGCTTGGCTCGTGTGTTACCCTCCATTGTTAGCTTGCCCCAAAATACATTTGTTAAGGGGAGACATATTAGTGATAACATCTTGCTTGCTCATGAGCTTTTTAGTGGATTTCATCATGATCCTTACCGAGCCAAATGCATAATTAAGGTCAATTTTACAAAGGCCTACGATACGGTAAGCTGGGAATTCATAGAAGTCTGTCTTCAAGCTTTCGGGTTCCCTCAGATTTTTGTTGATCGTATTATGATTTGTATTAGATCCCCTAAGTTCTCTATATGCTTAAATGGGGAGCTTCACGGATTCTTTGCTAGCGGGAGAGGTATCCGACAAGGCGATCCGATGTCTCCCTATATATTCACGCTTGTGATGGAGGTATTTACTGGATTATTGGATAGGCGAACAAGCCGGCCCGAGTTTGGCTTCTTCTGGAGGTGCAAGTCGACTAAGCTGTCCCACCtattctttgctgatgatgtctTCTTATTTTTTGAAGCCACCTTGGCTTCGGTTGGACTGTTGAAAGACGGAATTGAATCATTCTCCAACTGGAGTGGATTGGTTCCGAATCTGAACAAAAGCGAAGTATTTCTCTTAGGTGGATCGTCTGGTCTTCGGAATGACATCTTAAGTATGCTCGGATTCCAGGTTGGTTCCCTTCCCTTCCGTTATCTTGGTGTTCCTGTTATATCCAAAAGATTAGGGAAGGCAGATTGTGTTACATTGGTTAATGGGATAACGGCTTGTGTCCAATCTTGGACCCATAGATTCTTGTCTTTTGCTGGTAGACTTTAG